A genomic segment from Polyangium mundeleinium encodes:
- a CDS encoding SBBP repeat-containing protein → MRTRRAHPLNLRGPSGAGKLLGTGTLLASFVCAGALVALASACGDGSSNGSGGSGAGTGGAGATGGGQGGDGLQDFVTSASSSSSSSSGTGGQNPGPMCDPPNPNGGTTVFAAAYGDAQTQSGASVSTDKMGNILLAGALQGTMNLGGTMLTSGGKEDAFVAKLSPNGQVLWAKRFGDGQNQSATGIGADAEGNVYVTGIFIGTVNFGGTNLTSDTNFFQDVFLVKFAPDGSHVWSKKFGDSNIQYARALAVDGIGNVVISGYFQQQVDFGGGVLTAAGQAFDVFVAKFNAAGQHLWSKKYGNEADQSAKSLAVDGAGNVYVAGEASGVIDFGAGALMAQGNPSAFVAKLDSQGAPIWAKLSAGAGKASANAIAVSPSGSVAVAGQFQGTFDLGGKPMTNIDVDDAFVSVLTSSGAQTYTLRFGDPTFQRADGVAFAPNGDVLLAGAFTGSIDLGGGAIPSADGFDMFLGRFDAKDGCLVWGRGYGGPLVQSPQSLVFDPVSGNVVLTGSFGGTVDFGLGPLSAAGDDAFLFAVKP, encoded by the coding sequence ATGCGGACACGTCGCGCGCATCCTTTGAACCTCAGGGGGCCTTCGGGCGCCGGTAAGCTCCTCGGCACGGGCACCTTGCTGGCCTCCTTCGTCTGCGCGGGAGCCCTCGTGGCGCTCGCGTCCGCGTGTGGTGATGGGAGCAGCAACGGCTCGGGGGGCTCGGGCGCTGGCACGGGCGGCGCCGGCGCGACGGGCGGCGGCCAGGGCGGCGACGGGCTCCAGGACTTCGTGACGAGCGCGTCGAGCAGCTCGTCGAGCTCCTCCGGGACCGGCGGGCAGAATCCCGGGCCGATGTGCGACCCGCCGAACCCGAACGGCGGCACCACCGTGTTCGCCGCCGCGTACGGCGACGCGCAAACGCAGAGTGGCGCGTCCGTCTCGACCGACAAGATGGGCAACATCCTCCTCGCCGGCGCTCTCCAGGGCACGATGAACCTGGGCGGGACCATGCTCACGAGCGGCGGCAAGGAGGACGCGTTCGTCGCGAAGCTCTCCCCGAACGGCCAGGTGCTCTGGGCGAAGCGCTTTGGCGACGGGCAGAACCAGAGCGCGACGGGCATCGGCGCCGACGCCGAGGGCAACGTCTACGTCACGGGCATCTTCATCGGCACCGTCAACTTCGGCGGCACGAACCTCACGAGCGACACGAACTTCTTCCAGGACGTGTTCCTCGTGAAGTTCGCGCCCGACGGCAGCCATGTCTGGAGCAAGAAGTTCGGCGATTCGAACATCCAGTACGCGCGTGCGCTCGCGGTCGACGGCATCGGCAACGTCGTCATCTCGGGCTACTTCCAGCAGCAGGTCGACTTCGGCGGCGGCGTCCTCACCGCGGCGGGCCAGGCCTTCGACGTGTTCGTCGCCAAGTTCAACGCAGCCGGGCAACACCTCTGGAGCAAGAAGTACGGCAACGAGGCCGATCAGTCGGCGAAGAGCCTCGCGGTCGACGGCGCGGGCAACGTGTACGTCGCGGGCGAGGCGTCGGGCGTGATCGATTTCGGCGCCGGGGCGCTCATGGCCCAAGGCAACCCGAGCGCGTTCGTCGCGAAGCTCGATTCGCAGGGCGCGCCGATCTGGGCGAAGCTCAGCGCGGGCGCGGGCAAGGCCTCGGCGAACGCGATTGCCGTGTCGCCTTCGGGCTCGGTGGCCGTGGCCGGGCAGTTCCAGGGCACGTTTGACCTCGGCGGCAAGCCCATGACGAACATCGATGTCGACGATGCGTTCGTCTCGGTGCTCACCTCGTCCGGCGCGCAGACGTACACGCTGCGGTTTGGCGATCCGACCTTCCAGCGCGCCGACGGCGTGGCGTTCGCGCCGAACGGGGACGTGCTGCTCGCGGGCGCCTTCACCGGCTCGATCGATCTCGGCGGCGGGGCCATCCCGAGCGCGGATGGGTTCGACATGTTCCTCGGCCGGTTCGACGCGAAGGACGGCTGCCTCGTCTGGGGCCGCGGGTATGGCGGGCCCCTCGTGCAGTCGCCGCAGTCGCTCGTGTTTGATCCGGTGTCGGGCAACGTGGTGTTGACCGGCAGCTTCGGGGGCACGGTCGATTTTGGTCTCGGCCCGCTGTCCGCGGCCGGCGACGACGCTTTCCTCTTCGCTGTCAAGCCCTGA
- a CDS encoding MopE-related protein gives MALFRQPSKGILTSFAALAGIAAAAAFTTPADAQEAAACLSQNPADWPTPSRPYFMIIADTSGSMTTCTTPPGKDVQDECDASSPLYKLNSCGMIPSRLNDAKCALRQTVQAFSGEVNFGLATYAGIMSGCPTGACASTCGPPNGAQCIVDNYGCTISDFTGATSSPSLSCGNLPNCPSGLGPVSPNYPEGTWRNAGNIVVPLPQDPWWGPAAPASNVPELLQWFDGLCGDNRELFADGATPIAGSLRSVAQYLRSGWNLNWSTSNYCQSGFGFGANGATPLNINDRPCRSVNVILLTDGDETCEKVGANDDTSIPVSVAQDLYQTGVTLGTAPNQKNWKVPVYVINFAGGSKAKTDLIAAAGGTGSSYSVNNEVELAKALATIVSTAAKPEVCNNSDDNCNGCTDEGYKHYCNKGAGKTCCAWANAAARTACLNSYVASITGADPDGNEALLPCTTDAQQAQPANWLCYDPKEICDEADNNCDGNGANKTNLVDEGFNKCGNPAQCPTTETCDGQDNDCDGQTDENVCPNCVPSPEVCDGCDNDCDGIADDNIPAVPCGLSTPTNCQGTQACKPAQPVPQPGQCVAGGGLAACQNDPQTETCDNIDNDCDGIVDDSVAPTACVPVGTPGGLVYGGTSQCKQGLRPCNSSTCTGFVGPSAEVCDGIDNDCDGQVDEQAAGVGTSCGVALAPCTPGSLACVNGALVCQGGTGPQAEICDNVDNNCNGIVDEAPLADGPAAGQNGCWQNPGNCCVFKNLQWCPPAGGTCYANGTLTSPCNKGTLVCTSGAWACQGPVGPQTEQCDSADNDCNGLIDDVLGTGDACGSDEGECIAGVQQCGPNGVLCVGQVGPSTEICDGKDNDCDGVIDDNVGGLGKPCGINQPPCSLGQTACVNGAIVCQGGIQAQAETCDGVDNDCDGKIDDAPLFDAPVAGANGCWDLPGNCCKHGNLEWCPPPNASCADNGMLAPPCNKGSLACQGALGWVCVNAKGPQAEACDGLDNNCDGTIDDGTFQGEGAACGTDTGQCAPGVIDCTGGILDCVGDVPPSPEACNGLDDDCDGTVDNGIVVGGSCTPPYDTTLYPGPRDKGACQPGTLQCDGMGGETCINGTGPQPEICDGVDNDCDGSIDEAGPAPDGIDGTTNPLDATQTIGGACGIDTGACQQGHWACLNGIFACLGGQGQTDEACDCEDNDCDGTTDEQDPNMPQICAPGNSCVKSGSACTCATPCQGGEFPCPPGQACEEVVSSQTGQPLGNFCIANNCVDCPTKTVKDAMGKVLCAPAGTPADANCVVPPVCVCKGIAGCKDPCDGVTCGAGEVCSSYGATAGKCVQNNCYNVPCVGCDKACNGGSCVDNPCKPDSCPTGQVCKPNETFTGVTCIESCADKSCGTGEVCKNGQCVAGCDPACVGTQVCDLSQSPPACVDSKCATPNCPDGAYCDPLTGNCGNDPCEGVLCPMGQVCQNGDCLQGQGGSGGAGGSGGAGGAGGAGGGGNPTSTTGTGAGGAPGDDSIWGLATGGGGCACDVGAQDRKGGFALALAALALGMARRRSSGRRGGTEVSR, from the coding sequence ATGGCTTTGTTCCGGCAGCCCTCAAAAGGGATCCTCACTTCGTTTGCCGCGCTCGCAGGGATCGCCGCGGCCGCTGCGTTCACCACGCCGGCCGACGCGCAGGAGGCCGCTGCGTGCCTCTCGCAAAACCCTGCGGATTGGCCCACGCCCTCGCGGCCGTACTTCATGATCATCGCGGACACGTCGGGCTCGATGACGACGTGTACGACGCCGCCGGGCAAAGACGTTCAGGATGAGTGCGACGCTAGCAGCCCCCTCTACAAGCTCAATTCCTGCGGCATGATTCCGAGCCGGCTGAACGACGCGAAATGCGCGCTCCGGCAGACGGTCCAGGCGTTCTCCGGCGAGGTGAACTTCGGGCTCGCGACGTACGCGGGCATCATGTCGGGCTGCCCGACCGGCGCCTGCGCGAGCACCTGTGGCCCGCCGAACGGGGCCCAATGCATCGTTGATAATTACGGGTGCACGATCAGCGACTTCACGGGAGCCACCAGCAGTCCTTCCTTGAGCTGCGGGAACCTTCCGAACTGCCCCAGCGGGCTCGGGCCCGTAAGCCCCAACTACCCGGAGGGCACTTGGCGGAACGCCGGCAACATCGTCGTGCCCTTGCCGCAGGATCCCTGGTGGGGGCCGGCCGCGCCCGCGTCGAACGTACCGGAGTTGCTCCAGTGGTTCGATGGCCTCTGTGGCGACAACAGAGAGCTGTTCGCCGACGGTGCGACGCCGATCGCCGGCTCGCTCCGCTCCGTGGCGCAGTACCTGCGCTCGGGCTGGAACCTCAACTGGAGCACCTCGAATTACTGCCAGAGCGGGTTTGGCTTCGGTGCGAATGGCGCCACGCCGCTGAACATCAACGATCGGCCGTGTCGCAGCGTCAACGTGATCCTTTTGACGGACGGTGACGAGACCTGTGAAAAGGTGGGCGCGAACGACGATACGAGCATACCCGTCTCCGTGGCGCAGGATCTCTACCAGACCGGCGTCACGCTCGGGACCGCCCCCAACCAGAAGAACTGGAAAGTCCCGGTCTACGTCATCAACTTCGCGGGCGGCTCGAAGGCCAAGACCGACCTCATCGCGGCGGCCGGCGGCACCGGGTCGTCGTACTCGGTGAACAACGAGGTCGAGCTGGCGAAGGCGCTGGCGACGATCGTCAGCACCGCAGCCAAGCCCGAGGTCTGCAACAACAGCGACGACAACTGCAACGGCTGCACCGACGAGGGCTACAAGCACTACTGCAACAAGGGGGCGGGCAAGACGTGCTGTGCGTGGGCGAACGCCGCGGCGCGCACGGCCTGCCTCAACAGCTACGTGGCATCGATCACGGGCGCGGATCCCGACGGCAACGAGGCGCTCCTGCCGTGTACGACCGACGCGCAGCAGGCCCAGCCGGCGAACTGGCTTTGCTACGACCCCAAAGAGATTTGCGACGAGGCGGACAACAACTGCGACGGCAACGGGGCGAACAAGACGAACCTCGTCGACGAGGGCTTCAACAAGTGCGGCAACCCCGCGCAGTGTCCCACGACCGAGACCTGCGACGGCCAGGACAACGACTGCGACGGCCAGACCGACGAGAACGTCTGCCCGAACTGCGTGCCCTCGCCCGAGGTCTGCGACGGCTGCGACAACGACTGTGACGGCATCGCGGACGACAACATCCCCGCGGTCCCGTGTGGCCTGTCGACCCCGACGAACTGCCAGGGCACGCAGGCGTGCAAGCCCGCGCAGCCCGTGCCGCAGCCGGGCCAATGCGTGGCCGGCGGCGGCCTCGCGGCCTGCCAGAACGACCCGCAGACCGAGACCTGCGACAACATCGACAACGACTGCGACGGCATCGTGGACGACTCCGTCGCGCCGACGGCATGCGTGCCGGTGGGGACGCCGGGCGGCCTCGTCTACGGTGGCACGAGCCAGTGCAAGCAGGGCTTGCGGCCGTGCAACAGCAGCACGTGCACGGGCTTCGTCGGGCCGTCCGCCGAGGTCTGCGACGGCATCGACAACGACTGCGACGGCCAGGTGGACGAGCAAGCGGCAGGCGTGGGCACCTCGTGCGGCGTGGCGCTCGCGCCCTGCACACCCGGCTCACTCGCCTGCGTGAACGGCGCGCTGGTTTGCCAGGGCGGGACGGGGCCGCAGGCCGAGATCTGCGACAACGTCGACAACAACTGCAACGGCATCGTGGACGAGGCGCCGCTCGCCGACGGCCCGGCAGCCGGGCAGAACGGCTGCTGGCAGAACCCCGGCAACTGCTGCGTGTTCAAGAACTTGCAGTGGTGCCCGCCCGCCGGCGGCACTTGCTACGCCAACGGCACGCTGACGTCGCCGTGCAACAAGGGCACGCTCGTCTGCACGAGCGGGGCCTGGGCCTGCCAGGGCCCCGTGGGTCCGCAGACCGAGCAGTGCGACAGCGCGGACAACGATTGCAACGGCCTGATCGACGACGTGCTCGGTACGGGCGATGCCTGCGGCTCCGACGAAGGCGAGTGCATCGCAGGTGTCCAGCAGTGCGGTCCGAACGGCGTGCTGTGCGTCGGCCAGGTCGGTCCCTCGACCGAGATCTGCGACGGCAAGGACAACGACTGCGATGGCGTCATCGACGACAACGTCGGCGGCCTCGGCAAGCCGTGCGGCATCAACCAGCCGCCCTGCTCGCTCGGCCAAACGGCGTGCGTGAACGGCGCGATCGTGTGCCAGGGCGGCATCCAGGCGCAGGCCGAGACCTGCGACGGCGTGGACAACGACTGCGACGGCAAGATCGACGACGCGCCGCTCTTCGACGCGCCCGTCGCCGGCGCGAACGGCTGCTGGGATCTGCCGGGCAACTGCTGCAAGCACGGGAACCTCGAGTGGTGCCCGCCGCCCAACGCGTCGTGCGCCGACAACGGCATGCTCGCGCCGCCTTGCAACAAGGGCTCGCTGGCTTGCCAGGGCGCGCTCGGCTGGGTCTGCGTGAACGCGAAGGGCCCGCAGGCCGAGGCGTGCGACGGCCTCGACAACAACTGCGACGGCACGATCGACGACGGCACGTTCCAGGGGGAAGGCGCGGCCTGCGGTACCGACACGGGCCAGTGCGCGCCTGGCGTCATCGACTGCACGGGCGGCATCCTCGACTGCGTGGGCGACGTGCCCCCGAGCCCCGAGGCGTGCAACGGCCTCGACGACGACTGCGACGGCACGGTCGACAACGGCATCGTCGTCGGCGGCTCGTGCACCCCGCCCTACGACACGACGCTCTACCCGGGCCCGCGCGACAAGGGCGCCTGCCAGCCGGGCACCCTGCAATGCGACGGCATGGGCGGCGAGACGTGCATCAACGGCACCGGCCCGCAGCCCGAGATCTGCGACGGCGTCGACAACGACTGCGACGGCTCGATCGACGAGGCGGGCCCCGCGCCGGATGGCATCGACGGCACGACGAACCCGCTCGACGCGACGCAGACGATCGGCGGCGCTTGTGGCATCGACACGGGCGCTTGCCAGCAGGGCCACTGGGCGTGCCTCAACGGCATCTTCGCTTGCCTCGGCGGCCAGGGTCAGACGGACGAGGCGTGCGACTGCGAGGACAACGACTGCGACGGCACGACCGACGAGCAGGACCCGAACATGCCGCAGATCTGCGCGCCCGGTAACTCGTGCGTGAAGAGCGGCAGCGCGTGCACCTGCGCGACGCCCTGCCAGGGCGGCGAGTTCCCGTGCCCGCCGGGCCAGGCTTGCGAGGAGGTCGTCTCCAGCCAGACCGGCCAGCCGCTCGGCAACTTCTGCATCGCGAACAACTGCGTCGACTGCCCGACGAAGACGGTGAAGGACGCGATGGGCAAGGTGCTCTGCGCGCCCGCGGGCACGCCTGCGGACGCGAACTGCGTCGTGCCTCCGGTCTGCGTCTGCAAGGGCATCGCCGGCTGCAAGGATCCTTGCGACGGCGTGACGTGCGGCGCGGGCGAGGTCTGCTCGAGCTACGGCGCGACCGCGGGCAAGTGCGTGCAGAACAACTGCTACAACGTGCCCTGCGTCGGCTGCGACAAGGCCTGCAACGGCGGCTCCTGCGTGGACAACCCGTGCAAGCCCGACAGCTGCCCGACGGGCCAGGTCTGCAAGCCGAACGAGACGTTCACCGGCGTCACGTGCATCGAGTCGTGCGCGGACAAGAGCTGCGGGACGGGTGAGGTGTGCAAGAACGGCCAGTGCGTCGCGGGCTGTGATCCGGCGTGCGTCGGGACGCAGGTCTGCGATCTGTCGCAATCGCCTCCGGCGTGCGTGGACAGCAAGTGCGCCACGCCGAACTGCCCCGACGGCGCGTACTGCGATCCGTTGACGGGCAACTGCGGCAACGATCCGTGCGAAGGCGTCCTCTGCCCGATGGGCCAGGTCTGCCAGAACGGAGACTGCTTGCAGGGCCAGGGCGGCAGCGGCGGCGCGGGTGGCAGCGGCGGCGCCGGTGGCGCGGGCGGCGCGGGCGGCGGCGGCAACCCGACGTCGACGACGGGCACGGGCGCGGGCGGCGCGCCTGGGGACGACAGCATCTGGGGCCTCGCGACGGGCGGCGGCGGATGCGCATGCGACGTCGGCGCACAGGATCGGAAGGGTGGCTTCGCGCTGGCGCTCGCTGCGCTCGCGCTCGGCATGGCACGCAGGCGGTCTTCCGGGCGCCGCGGCGGTACGGAGGTGTCGCGATGA
- a CDS encoding MopE-related protein: MSSLGKLLSALVVSALALGTAGCTTDAFCFDKCAGDTPTGSGSGSGSGGAGGQGGEGGDNCFPFCGTDGGPGSGGAGGSGPCVPTNGGIEKCDGLDNDCNGVVDDGPNINLEAKTTCGTCDNNCFTKLLNNDPATITCVPSPNPGTVPGECTGTCVSGYYDLDGDKACEYYCIKNTQDDASCNNKDDDCDGVKDEDVNLCTSTTDCGKCGNNCVVINGTSECATTAGAGEACSPANTQCTIKQCDVGWYDLDNSVATGCEYQCTPSNGGVEKCGDSLDNDCDGKIDEADDLSMDPQIGKNCFGDPDGICGLLAAAGKTACVGNKVVCAGPNVVVEGQIQEICNGLDDDCDGQVDDSPTDAGNACGQSNIFPCQFGKQQCQNGQLVCMGAVNPSAELCNGQDDNCNGAIDDMPVDVGATCGLTDVGPCQKGVEQCQPGGQKTCVGEIAPKTETCNGQDDDCNGLVDDVAGTGSACGQSSTAPCKLGTLQCVGMTLQCVGNTDPTVETCNTVDDDCDGQVDEGIPSQPCVPVGAPPNLVYGGLSKCVRGTQACGGACTGYIGPSTETCNSLDDNCDGIVDNNLNLGACNVPPAPPAGATSPCKAGTFVCVGGVQTCQNSTGPSSSVDACGVDSNCDGALTGQPNFQNDVANCGACGNNCYANAVHAIWSCTTGMCAFQGCENGYYDLDGNKTCEYSCQYKQAQEICNGEDDDCDGQIDEGVVAPTPVQVCGVSVTATRPECTSQVTVACSQGAWKCTFPAGVCNGAAPNYCSGATEVCDNLDNDCDGILNENVPNYGKACASDDAAPVPGHGACRKPGTFVCSGANATTCNAVKADCATLPGGCTELCDGVDNDCDGLIDETYVSKGSNAANYVKPAVTRIASSLWMYSYEASRPNAVTDVANNVITPGNGNGYHTTAPAGTTLDKTLACSVPNKLPWFNVTPAEVEQTCSAMGGFICPTANWTTACLTNLTCTYGYYPRGAACKSTYDATKFCNLGPEFDFNTSIPGDQDGLLFTGSTSLKNCWADWLNLEGNTVATNKIFDITGNLREITKSATNTYPLMGGAFNTGDPGGATCSFQFYTVDQNFKLFDLGFRCCFSQNPG; this comes from the coding sequence ATGAGCTCGCTCGGCAAGCTCCTCTCGGCCCTCGTGGTCTCGGCGCTCGCGCTCGGGACCGCGGGGTGCACGACGGACGCGTTCTGCTTCGACAAGTGCGCCGGCGACACGCCGACGGGCTCGGGCTCCGGCTCGGGCTCCGGCGGCGCGGGTGGTCAGGGCGGCGAAGGCGGCGACAACTGCTTCCCGTTCTGCGGCACCGACGGCGGCCCGGGCTCGGGAGGCGCTGGCGGCAGCGGCCCATGCGTCCCGACGAACGGCGGCATCGAGAAGTGCGACGGCCTCGACAACGACTGCAACGGCGTGGTCGACGACGGTCCGAACATCAACCTCGAGGCCAAGACGACGTGCGGCACGTGTGACAACAACTGCTTCACGAAGCTGCTCAACAACGATCCCGCGACCATCACCTGCGTGCCGAGCCCGAACCCGGGCACGGTGCCGGGCGAGTGCACGGGCACGTGCGTGTCGGGCTACTACGACCTCGATGGCGACAAGGCCTGCGAGTACTACTGCATCAAGAACACGCAGGACGACGCGTCGTGCAACAACAAGGACGACGACTGCGACGGCGTGAAGGACGAGGACGTCAACCTCTGCACGAGCACGACGGACTGCGGCAAGTGCGGGAACAACTGCGTCGTCATCAACGGCACGTCCGAGTGCGCGACGACCGCGGGCGCCGGCGAGGCGTGCTCCCCGGCGAACACGCAGTGCACGATCAAGCAGTGTGACGTGGGCTGGTACGACCTCGACAACTCCGTCGCGACGGGCTGCGAGTACCAGTGCACCCCGTCGAACGGCGGCGTCGAGAAGTGCGGCGACAGCCTCGACAACGACTGCGACGGCAAGATCGACGAGGCCGACGACCTCTCGATGGATCCGCAGATCGGCAAGAACTGCTTCGGCGATCCGGACGGCATCTGCGGGCTGCTCGCCGCCGCTGGCAAGACGGCGTGTGTCGGAAACAAAGTCGTGTGCGCCGGGCCGAACGTCGTCGTCGAGGGGCAGATCCAGGAGATCTGCAACGGCCTCGACGACGACTGCGACGGCCAGGTCGACGACAGCCCCACGGACGCCGGCAACGCCTGCGGCCAGAGCAACATCTTCCCCTGCCAGTTCGGCAAGCAGCAGTGTCAGAACGGTCAGCTCGTCTGCATGGGCGCGGTGAACCCCTCCGCCGAGCTCTGCAATGGCCAGGACGACAACTGCAACGGGGCGATCGACGACATGCCCGTCGACGTGGGCGCGACGTGCGGTTTGACCGACGTCGGTCCGTGCCAGAAGGGCGTGGAGCAGTGCCAGCCCGGCGGCCAGAAGACCTGCGTCGGTGAGATCGCGCCGAAGACCGAGACGTGCAACGGCCAGGACGACGACTGCAACGGGCTCGTCGACGACGTCGCGGGCACGGGCTCGGCGTGCGGTCAGAGCAGCACGGCGCCTTGCAAGCTCGGCACGCTCCAGTGCGTGGGCATGACGCTCCAGTGCGTCGGGAACACCGACCCGACGGTCGAGACCTGCAACACGGTCGACGACGATTGTGACGGGCAGGTCGACGAAGGCATCCCGAGCCAGCCCTGCGTGCCCGTCGGCGCGCCGCCAAACCTCGTCTATGGCGGCCTGAGCAAGTGCGTGAGGGGCACGCAGGCCTGCGGCGGCGCGTGCACGGGGTACATCGGGCCGAGCACGGAGACGTGCAACAGCCTCGACGACAACTGCGACGGGATCGTCGACAACAACCTGAACCTCGGCGCTTGCAACGTGCCGCCTGCGCCCCCCGCGGGCGCGACGTCGCCTTGCAAGGCGGGCACGTTCGTCTGCGTGGGCGGCGTGCAGACGTGCCAGAACTCGACGGGACCGTCGAGCAGCGTCGACGCCTGCGGCGTGGACTCGAACTGCGACGGCGCGCTGACCGGCCAGCCGAACTTCCAGAACGACGTCGCGAACTGCGGCGCGTGCGGCAACAACTGCTACGCGAACGCAGTCCACGCGATCTGGTCGTGCACGACGGGCATGTGCGCCTTCCAGGGCTGCGAGAACGGCTACTACGATCTCGACGGCAACAAGACCTGCGAATACAGCTGCCAGTACAAGCAGGCGCAGGAGATCTGCAACGGCGAGGACGACGACTGCGACGGGCAGATCGACGAGGGCGTCGTGGCCCCGACGCCGGTGCAGGTCTGCGGTGTGAGCGTCACGGCCACGCGGCCGGAGTGCACGTCGCAGGTCACGGTCGCTTGCTCGCAGGGCGCGTGGAAGTGCACGTTCCCGGCGGGCGTGTGCAACGGGGCGGCCCCGAACTACTGCTCGGGCGCCACCGAGGTCTGCGACAACCTCGACAACGACTGCGACGGCATCCTCAACGAGAACGTGCCGAACTACGGCAAGGCGTGCGCGAGCGACGACGCCGCCCCGGTGCCCGGACACGGCGCCTGCCGCAAGCCCGGCACGTTCGTGTGCAGCGGCGCGAACGCCACGACGTGCAACGCGGTCAAGGCCGACTGCGCGACGTTGCCCGGCGGCTGCACCGAGCTGTGCGACGGCGTGGACAACGACTGCGACGGGCTCATCGACGAGACGTACGTGTCGAAGGGCTCGAATGCAGCGAACTACGTCAAACCCGCGGTCACGCGTATCGCGTCGAGCCTCTGGATGTACAGCTACGAGGCGAGCCGGCCGAACGCCGTGACCGATGTCGCGAACAACGTCATCACGCCCGGCAACGGCAACGGCTACCACACGACGGCGCCTGCGGGCACGACGCTCGACAAGACGCTCGCGTGCTCGGTGCCCAACAAGCTGCCGTGGTTCAACGTCACGCCGGCCGAGGTCGAGCAGACGTGCAGCGCGATGGGTGGGTTCATCTGCCCGACGGCCAACTGGACGACGGCGTGCCTGACGAACCTGACCTGCACCTACGGCTACTACCCGCGCGGCGCGGCGTGCAAATCGACGTACGACGCCACGAAGTTCTGCAACCTCGGCCCCGAGTTCGACTTCAACACGTCGATTCCTGGGGATCAGGACGGCCTGCTCTTCACAGGCTCGACCAGCCTGAAGAACTGCTGGGCGGACTGGTTGAACCTGGAGGGCAACACGGTCGCGACGAACAAGATCTTCGACATCACGGGCAACCTCCGTGAGATCACGAAGAGCGCGACGAACACGTACCCGCTCATGGGCGGCGCGTTCAACACCGGCGACCCCGGCGGCGCGACGTGCTCGTTCCAGTTCTACACGGTCGATCAGAACTTCAAGCTCTTCGACCTCGGCTTCCGCTGCTGCTTCTCGCAGAACCCCGGCTGA
- a CDS encoding sensor histidine kinase, with protein MQTKDARYVAELERRCRELERRAKASEAQRAELLTIVSHDLRNPLGVVMVTTTLLARELGGDPAHDRQLQTIKRAALEMNQIVEDLVDAAHIDAGRLPIGQEVHDAASIVEAATLAAALATAQRPIAVVKEVAPHLPALYVDRARVLQVLSRLVSNAARFMQKGGSITIRAEPMPSGARFSVTDTGPGIAEIDRPMLFSRRPPEGRRACQGMGLGVYVAKGIVEAHGGHIGAQSEVGRGSTIHFTLPAADGAALSNHDRRD; from the coding sequence GTGCAAACCAAAGACGCGCGTTACGTGGCCGAGCTCGAGCGTCGATGCCGAGAGCTCGAGCGTCGCGCCAAAGCTTCCGAAGCGCAGCGCGCGGAGCTGCTCACCATCGTCTCGCACGACCTGCGCAACCCGCTCGGCGTGGTGATGGTGACGACGACGCTGCTCGCGCGCGAGCTCGGCGGAGATCCGGCGCATGATCGTCAGCTCCAGACGATCAAGCGCGCCGCGCTGGAGATGAACCAGATCGTCGAGGACCTCGTCGACGCCGCGCACATCGACGCGGGCAGGCTGCCGATCGGGCAGGAGGTGCACGACGCAGCGTCGATCGTGGAGGCCGCGACGCTCGCCGCCGCGCTCGCCACGGCGCAACGGCCGATCGCGGTCGTGAAGGAGGTCGCTCCGCACCTGCCGGCGCTCTACGTGGATCGCGCCCGCGTGCTGCAGGTGCTCTCACGGCTCGTCAGCAACGCCGCGCGCTTCATGCAGAAGGGCGGGTCGATCACGATCCGCGCCGAGCCCATGCCCTCCGGCGCGCGCTTCTCGGTGACGGACACGGGGCCTGGGATCGCCGAGATCGACCGGCCGATGTTGTTCTCGCGCAGGCCGCCGGAAGGGCGCCGCGCGTGCCAGGGCATGGGCCTCGGGGTCTACGTCGCCAAGGGCATCGTCGAGGCGCATGGCGGGCATATCGGCGCGCAGAGCGAGGTGGGGCGTGGGAGCACAATCCACTTCACGCTGCCCGCGGCCGACGGAGCCGCGCTCTCGAATCACGATCGCAGGGATTGA